Proteins from one Xenorhabdus griffiniae genomic window:
- a CDS encoding DUF6693 family protein: MDFRSLKLKSELGILEIILHLVIWFLIILLTLGLGAFVFPYYMTRFIISKTHVIDRDSGQIIGKLNCEINLVQIIGYVVIWAILSFITFGLLYFVYLYKIIAHCINHTRVISA, encoded by the coding sequence ATGGACTTTCGCAGTCTGAAGTTAAAATCAGAATTAGGGATACTTGAGATTATTTTACATCTCGTCATCTGGTTCCTGATTATTTTATTGACATTAGGGTTAGGTGCCTTCGTGTTTCCCTACTATATGACCCGATTTATCATTAGTAAAACACATGTTATCGATCGAGATAGCGGACAAATTATAGGCAAATTAAATTGTGAGATTAATTTAGTCCAAATAATTGGATATGTTGTGATTTGGGCGATTCTCTCTTTTATTACATTTGGTCTTTTATATTTTGTCTATCTTTATAAAATCATAGCGCATTGCATTAATCATACACGTGTGATCTCTGCATAA
- a CDS encoding N-acetylmuramoyl-L-alanine amidase: MYKIDYNSYRSTKSFNRRSRFLVMHYTALNFEKSIQALTGDLVSAHYLIPNPDDPTYQAAGFDKVRIFNLVDELERAWHAGISSWDGREGLNDTSIGIEIVNEASDDGGVFTFPPYHPDQITAIKELATNILQRYPDIKPTHVVGHSDIAWQRKNDPGPYFPWKELYDAGIGAWYDEETKQKYIEQFGHCLPDVAKILEKFKRYGYDITGAEKEENFQSLIKAFQMHFRSSYYDGVPDIETIAILYALVEKYVDNKS, from the coding sequence ATGTATAAAATTGATTATAATTCATATCGTTCAACCAAAAGTTTTAACAGACGTTCCCGCTTTTTAGTTATGCACTATACTGCTTTGAACTTTGAGAAATCTATTCAGGCATTGACCGGAGATCTTGTCAGTGCTCACTATTTAATCCCAAACCCAGATGATCCGACTTATCAGGCTGCTGGATTTGATAAAGTTCGCATATTCAATTTGGTTGATGAACTTGAGAGGGCCTGGCATGCAGGAATAAGTAGCTGGGACGGGCGAGAAGGGCTGAATGACACATCCATAGGTATTGAGATTGTGAATGAGGCGAGTGATGATGGCGGTGTATTTACTTTCCCTCCTTATCATCCTGATCAAATTACTGCAATCAAAGAACTAGCTACCAATATCTTACAACGTTACCCGGATATTAAACCGACTCATGTTGTAGGGCATTCAGATATTGCATGGCAAAGAAAAAACGATCCAGGTCCATATTTCCCGTGGAAAGAATTATATGATGCGGGAATTGGAGCATGGTATGACGAAGAAACTAAGCAAAAATATATTGAACAATTCGGACACTGTCTGCCTGATGTCGCCAAGATTTTAGAAAAGTTCAAGCGTTATGGGTATGACATCACTGGTGCAGAAAAAGAAGAAAATTTTCAATCTTTAATTAAAGCATTTCAAATGCACTTCCGTTCGTCATATTATGACGGTGTACCGGATATAGAAACCATCGCCATTTTATATGCCTTGGTTGAAAAATACGTTGATAATAAATCCTGA
- the yfaE gene encoding class I ribonucleotide reductase maintenance protein YfaE — protein MADYKVTLPSRQGLYIHYSSGLHDNLLEALEHGKIQLEYQCRQGYCGSCRVRLVKGKVGYPCKPLAFVNEGEILPCSCYPLTDIEIEP, from the coding sequence ATGGCTGATTACAAAGTTACCCTGCCGTCACGGCAGGGTTTATATATCCATTACTCTTCAGGTTTGCACGACAATTTGTTGGAAGCACTGGAACACGGCAAAATTCAGCTTGAATACCAATGTCGGCAAGGATATTGCGGTTCTTGTCGTGTTCGTCTGGTGAAAGGGAAGGTTGGATATCCTTGTAAGCCACTGGCGTTTGTTAATGAAGGTGAGATTTTACCCTGTAGCTGTTATCCACTGACAGATATTGAAATTGAGCCGTAA
- the nrdB gene encoding class Ia ribonucleoside-diphosphate reductase subunit beta, translating to MSYTTFSQVKNDQLQEPMFFGQSVNVARFDQQKYPIFEKLIEKQLSFFWRPEEVDVSRDRIDYNALPDHEKHIFISNLKYQTLLDSIQGRSPNVAFLPLISIPELETWVETWSFSETIHSRSYTHIIRNIVNDPAIVFDDIVENEQILKRAKDISAYYDDLIEMTNYYHLFGEGTHDVSGKTITVNLRELKKQLYLCLMSVNALEAIRFYVSFACSFAFAERELMEGNAKIIKLIARDEALHLTGTQHMLNLLRSGQDDPEMAEIAKECEQECYDLFVQAAEQEKEWADYLFKDGSMIGLNKDILCQYVEYITNIRMQAVGLKLPFETRSNPIPWINSWLVSDNVQVAPQEVEVSSYLVGQIDSEVNTEDLSGFEL from the coding sequence ATGTCCTATACCACTTTTTCACAAGTAAAAAATGATCAGCTACAAGAACCGATGTTTTTCGGTCAGTCTGTTAATGTGGCGCGTTTTGATCAGCAAAAATATCCTATTTTTGAGAAGTTGATTGAAAAACAACTTTCCTTCTTCTGGCGTCCAGAAGAAGTGGATGTTTCCCGTGATCGCATTGACTATAACGCGCTGCCAGATCATGAAAAGCATATTTTTATTAGCAACCTAAAATACCAAACGCTATTGGATTCCATTCAAGGCCGTAGCCCGAATGTGGCTTTTCTGCCATTGATTTCCATTCCTGAATTGGAAACATGGGTTGAAACATGGTCGTTTTCAGAAACGATCCACTCGCGTTCTTACACGCATATTATCCGTAATATCGTGAACGATCCTGCTATCGTATTTGATGATATTGTGGAGAACGAACAGATTTTAAAACGCGCCAAAGACATTTCTGCGTATTACGATGATCTGATCGAAATGACTAACTATTACCATCTGTTTGGTGAAGGAACGCATGATGTTTCAGGTAAAACAATTACCGTTAATCTGCGTGAATTGAAAAAGCAACTTTACTTATGCTTGATGAGCGTTAACGCCCTGGAGGCCATCCGCTTCTATGTTAGTTTTGCTTGCTCGTTTGCTTTTGCCGAACGTGAATTGATGGAAGGTAATGCCAAAATTATCAAATTGATTGCTCGTGATGAAGCCTTGCATTTAACGGGAACACAACACATGTTGAACCTGTTGCGCTCTGGTCAGGATGATCCTGAAATGGCGGAAATTGCCAAAGAGTGTGAACAAGAGTGCTACGATCTGTTTGTACAGGCAGCAGAGCAGGAAAAAGAGTGGGCCGATTATTTGTTTAAAGATGGCTCTATGATCGGCCTGAACAAAGATATTCTGTGTCAGTATGTTGAATATATTACTAATATTCGTATGCAGGCGGTTGGCTTGAAGTTACCATTTGAAACCCGTTCTAACCCGATCCCTTGGATCAATTCATGGCTGGTTTCTGATAATGTTCAAGTGGCTCCACAGGAAGTTGAAGTCAGCTCTTACCTGGTTGGTCAGATTGATTCGGAAGTCAATACTGAGGATCTCAGCGGTTTCGAACTCTGA
- the nrdA gene encoding class 1a ribonucleoside-diphosphate reductase subunit alpha — protein sequence MNQSLLVTKRDGHKEQIDLDKIHRVVAWAAEGLKNVSVSQVELRSQIQFYDGIKTSDIHETMIKAAADLISGDAPDYQYLAARLAIFHLRKKAYGQFEPPALYDHVVKMVNLGKYDKHLLEDYSKEEFEQMDSFIDHLRDMDFSYAAVKQLEGKYLVQNRVTGEIYESAQFLYMLVAACLFSTYPKETRLDYIRRFYDAVSTFKISLPTPIMAGVRTPTRQFSSCVLIECGDSLDSINATSSAIVKYVSQRAGIGVNAGRIRALGSPIRGGEAFHTGCIPFYKHFQTAVKSCSQGGVRGGAATLFYPLWHLEVESLLVLKNNRGVEGNRVRHMDYGVQVNKLMYERLIKGGDISLFSPSDVPGLYDAFFEDQDEFERLYTQYENDSSIRKESIKAVELFSLMMQERASTGRIYIQNVDHCNTHSPFNPAIAPVRQSNLCLEIALPTKPLNNINDENGEIALCTLSAFNLGAIENLSELEELSELAVRALDALLDYQDYPIIAAKQGSMGRRTLGIGVINFAYYLAKHGVRYSDGSANNLTHKTFEAIQYYLLRASNELAKEKGACPWFGETTYAQGILPIDTYKKTLDTLTSEPLHMDWEALRRDIQQYGLRNSTLSALMPSETSSQISNATNGIEPPRGYISVKASKDGILRQVVPDYELLKGAYELLWQMPSNDGYLQLVGIMQKFIDQSISSNTNYDPARFPNGKVPMNQLLKDLLLAYKYGVKTLYYHNTRDGAEDVQGDLEEVVESADSDCEGGACKI from the coding sequence ATGAACCAGAGTCTGCTAGTTACCAAACGTGATGGACATAAAGAACAAATTGATCTTGATAAAATTCACCGGGTTGTTGCCTGGGCTGCTGAAGGTCTGAAAAATGTCTCAGTGTCACAAGTAGAACTGCGTTCCCAGATTCAATTTTACGATGGCATCAAAACATCGGATATCCATGAAACTATGATCAAAGCTGCGGCTGACTTGATCTCCGGTGATGCTCCAGATTATCAGTATCTAGCGGCACGTCTGGCTATTTTTCACTTGCGTAAAAAAGCCTATGGTCAATTTGAGCCTCCTGCACTGTATGATCATGTCGTAAAAATGGTCAACCTGGGTAAATATGACAAACATTTGCTGGAAGACTATTCCAAAGAAGAGTTTGAGCAAATGGACAGTTTTATTGATCATTTGCGTGATATGGATTTCTCTTATGCAGCGGTCAAGCAACTGGAAGGGAAGTATTTAGTACAAAACCGTGTGACTGGCGAAATTTACGAAAGTGCCCAGTTCCTCTACATGCTGGTTGCTGCGTGCCTGTTTTCCACTTATCCGAAAGAAACGCGTTTGGATTATATCCGTCGTTTCTATGATGCAGTGTCTACTTTTAAAATTTCACTGCCAACGCCAATCATGGCGGGGGTTCGCACACCTACTCGCCAATTTAGCTCTTGTGTCCTGATTGAGTGTGGTGACAGCCTGGATTCTATCAATGCGACATCCAGCGCGATTGTTAAATATGTTTCCCAGCGTGCCGGCATTGGCGTAAATGCCGGTCGCATCCGTGCATTGGGTAGCCCAATTCGTGGTGGTGAAGCATTCCACACGGGGTGTATCCCATTCTACAAACATTTCCAGACTGCGGTGAAATCTTGTTCCCAGGGTGGTGTGCGTGGCGGTGCTGCAACACTGTTTTATCCACTTTGGCACCTAGAAGTTGAAAGCTTGCTGGTACTGAAGAACAACCGTGGTGTTGAAGGTAACCGTGTTCGTCATATGGACTACGGTGTACAAGTTAACAAACTGATGTATGAGCGCCTGATTAAAGGCGGAGATATTTCTCTGTTCAGCCCGTCTGATGTTCCGGGATTGTACGATGCATTCTTTGAAGATCAGGACGAATTTGAGCGTCTGTACACTCAATATGAAAATGACAGCAGTATCCGTAAAGAGAGCATTAAAGCGGTTGAGCTGTTCTCTTTGATGATGCAAGAGCGCGCTTCAACAGGCCGTATTTACATCCAGAACGTTGACCACTGCAATACCCATAGCCCGTTTAATCCGGCTATTGCACCTGTACGTCAATCGAATCTGTGCTTGGAAATTGCACTGCCAACTAAGCCGTTGAACAATATTAACGATGAAAATGGCGAAATTGCGCTGTGTACGCTGTCTGCTTTCAATTTGGGCGCCATCGAAAATCTGAGTGAATTGGAAGAGTTGTCGGAGTTGGCCGTTCGTGCACTGGATGCCTTACTGGATTATCAAGATTATCCCATTATCGCCGCAAAACAAGGTTCAATGGGGCGTCGAACTCTGGGTATTGGCGTAATTAACTTCGCTTATTATCTGGCAAAACACGGTGTACGTTATTCCGATGGCAGTGCTAACAATCTGACTCACAAAACGTTTGAAGCGATTCAATATTACCTGCTAAGAGCCTCAAATGAATTGGCGAAAGAGAAGGGTGCTTGTCCGTGGTTTGGTGAAACCACTTATGCACAAGGTATTTTGCCGATTGATACCTATAAAAAGACACTGGATACCCTGACCAGCGAGCCTTTGCACATGGATTGGGAAGCTCTGCGCCGTGACATTCAACAATACGGCCTGCGTAACTCAACATTGTCTGCATTGATGCCATCAGAGACTTCTTCGCAGATTTCTAATGCGACCAATGGCATTGAACCACCGCGTGGTTATATCAGTGTGAAAGCATCCAAAGACGGCATTTTGCGTCAGGTTGTACCAGATTACGAGCTTCTGAAAGGTGCTTACGAGCTGCTGTGGCAAATGCCGAGCAACGATGGTTACCTTCAGTTGGTAGGGATCATGCAGAAATTTATCGATCAGTCGATTTCGTCCAATACCAATTATGATCCGGCGCGTTTCCCTAATGGCAAGGTTCCGATGAACCAATTGCTGAAAGATTTGCTGCTTGCTTACAAATATGGCGTGAAAACGTTGTATTACCACAACACCCGTGATGGGGCTGAAGACGTTCAAGGTGATCTGGAAGAAGTTGTTGAGTCAGCAGATTCCGATTGTGAAGGCGGCGCGTGTAAGATTTAA